The following are encoded in a window of Mycobacteroides chelonae CCUG 47445 genomic DNA:
- a CDS encoding TetR family transcriptional regulator, with protein sequence MTHLGFRRARSEENKRQRAATIVEAARSLALESGVASVTLTGLANRAGVHHSAVRRYFSSHKEVLLRLSTEGMAALAESVCSALDGSQERSPADVGAVLSRALIEAPLFCDLLGSHYLHLEHEVELGQVREAQRVNQAAAMTMVDAIERAVPELDRNSALDIVTSAFALSGMLWQFTHPPEGLEHDFKEEPGFPQDWDTDFASTLTRLLTATCIGAAKTP encoded by the coding sequence ATGACACATCTGGGTTTCCGGCGCGCACGTTCGGAGGAGAACAAGCGTCAACGTGCGGCAACGATCGTGGAAGCGGCGCGCTCGCTGGCGCTGGAGTCCGGTGTCGCGTCGGTCACTCTCACGGGTTTGGCCAATCGTGCGGGTGTCCATCACTCCGCGGTGCGCCGCTACTTCAGCTCCCATAAAGAGGTGCTGCTGAGGCTCTCGACAGAAGGTATGGCCGCGTTGGCCGAATCCGTGTGCTCGGCACTGGACGGCTCGCAGGAACGGTCGCCCGCAGACGTCGGTGCCGTGCTGTCGCGTGCTCTCATCGAGGCGCCGCTGTTCTGCGATCTGCTGGGCAGCCATTATCTGCACCTTGAGCACGAGGTGGAACTCGGCCAGGTCCGGGAGGCTCAGCGCGTCAACCAGGCGGCGGCGATGACGATGGTCGATGCGATAGAACGCGCGGTGCCGGAGCTGGACCGCAACAGCGCGCTCGACATCGTCACTTCGGCCTTCGCGCTCTCCGGAATGCTGTGGCAGTTCACTCATCCCCCCGAGGGGCTTGAGCACGATTTCAAGGAAGAGCCGGGCTTTCCGCAAGACTGGGACACGGATTTCGCCAGCACGCTCACGCGGCTGCTCACCGCCACCTGCATCGGCGCCGCGAAAACGCCTTAA
- a CDS encoding bifunctional helix-turn-helix transcriptional regulator/GNAT family N-acetyltransferase, with product MTDALVDGLRSFNRTVTQRIGVLESEYLTRDRPLGQSRVLWEIGANGSGLSGGCDIRELRARLGLDSGYLSRLLRALEGGGLIEVSAADGDTRVRTARLTPAGHTELAELDRRSDDLARSILEPLSINQRQRLADAMAEVERLFVASQVQIAVMDTRSPEARYCIRAYFEEISARFAGGFDPALTLPAGDAELCAPAGLFLVATLHEEPVGCGGLKLLRNAGGIIETAEIKRVWISPNVRGIGLGKRILAELEQRAITHGARTIRLDTNRALTEAIAMYRSADYGEVAAFNDEKYAHHWFEKRLG from the coding sequence ATGACCGATGCCCTGGTCGACGGGCTGCGCAGCTTCAACAGAACCGTCACCCAACGAATAGGCGTCCTCGAGAGCGAATACCTCACCCGGGACCGCCCGCTGGGGCAGTCGCGGGTGTTGTGGGAGATCGGCGCCAACGGTTCCGGACTCTCGGGGGGATGCGACATCCGCGAGCTACGCGCCCGCCTGGGACTGGACTCGGGGTACCTGAGTCGGCTGTTGCGCGCCCTGGAAGGCGGAGGGCTCATCGAGGTGAGCGCCGCGGACGGCGACACCCGGGTGCGCACCGCGCGCCTGACACCCGCCGGGCACACCGAACTCGCCGAGCTGGATCGCCGCTCGGACGACCTGGCGCGTTCAATCCTGGAGCCGCTCAGCATCAATCAGCGGCAACGGCTCGCCGATGCCATGGCCGAAGTCGAACGACTCTTTGTGGCCTCGCAGGTTCAGATCGCCGTCATGGACACCCGCTCCCCGGAGGCCCGGTATTGCATTCGCGCCTACTTCGAGGAGATCTCGGCCAGGTTCGCCGGCGGGTTTGATCCCGCACTGACGCTCCCCGCCGGCGATGCCGAACTCTGCGCTCCCGCCGGCCTGTTCCTCGTCGCAACTCTGCACGAAGAGCCCGTCGGCTGCGGTGGGCTCAAGCTGCTCAGGAACGCCGGCGGCATCATCGAAACGGCCGAAATCAAACGAGTGTGGATCTCCCCCAATGTCCGCGGCATCGGGCTCGGGAAGCGCATTCTCGCCGAGCTCGAGCAGCGGGCGATCACCCACGGCGCCCGCACGATTCGCCTGGACACCAACCGGGCGCTTACCGAAGCGATCGCGATGTACCGCTCGGCGGATTACGGCGAGGTCGCCGCGTTCAACGACGAGAAGTACGCACACCACTGGTTCGAAAAGCGCCTGGGTTAA
- a CDS encoding 4-(cytidine 5'-diphospho)-2-C-methyl-D-erythritol kinase, with amino-acid sequence MGVSETVSDWVPTGAVTVRAPGKVNLYLAVGDLREDGYHELTTVFHAVSLADDVTVRDADVLSVDVVGQGEGTVPTDERNLAWRAAELFADHVGRAPDVSIFINKDIPVAGGMAGGSADAAAVLVAMNELWRAGVPRRDLHQLAARLGSDVPFALHGGTALGTGRGEQLATVLARNVFHWVFAFADGGLSTPDVFREIDRLRENGDPPRLDESDELLGALAAGDARRLAPLLGNELQAAAVSLNPGLRRTLRAGESAGALAGIVSGSGPTCAFLCTSADDAVQVGAELAGAGVCRTVRVASGPVHGAQVIQGRSDG; translated from the coding sequence ATGGGCGTGTCCGAGACCGTCTCCGATTGGGTGCCCACCGGCGCGGTGACCGTTCGGGCGCCCGGCAAGGTCAACCTGTACCTCGCCGTCGGCGACCTGCGGGAGGACGGCTATCACGAGCTGACCACCGTTTTCCATGCGGTGTCACTGGCCGACGACGTCACGGTTCGGGATGCCGACGTGCTGTCGGTCGACGTCGTCGGGCAGGGCGAGGGAACGGTCCCCACCGACGAGCGCAACCTTGCCTGGCGGGCTGCCGAGCTCTTCGCCGACCATGTGGGCCGCGCCCCCGACGTGTCGATCTTCATCAACAAGGACATACCGGTCGCGGGCGGAATGGCCGGCGGATCCGCCGATGCGGCCGCGGTGCTGGTCGCGATGAACGAGCTTTGGCGCGCCGGTGTGCCGCGCCGCGATCTGCACCAGCTGGCCGCGCGGCTGGGCAGTGATGTCCCGTTCGCATTGCACGGGGGAACAGCCCTGGGCACGGGCCGGGGCGAGCAGCTGGCCACGGTTTTGGCGCGCAACGTCTTTCACTGGGTGTTCGCGTTCGCCGACGGGGGTTTGTCGACACCCGATGTGTTCCGGGAGATTGACCGGCTGCGTGAGAACGGCGATCCGCCGCGGCTCGACGAGTCCGACGAACTACTCGGGGCGCTCGCTGCCGGGGACGCACGCCGACTGGCGCCGCTACTGGGCAATGAGCTGCAGGCCGCTGCGGTGAGTCTCAATCCGGGGCTGCGGCGCACGCTCCGGGCAGGGGAGTCCGCGGGCGCCCTCGCCGGAATCGTGTCCGGTTCCGGCCCCACGTGTGCGTTCTTGTGCACCTCGGCCGACGATGCGGTGCAGGTGGGTGCCGAACTCGCGGGCGCCGGCGTGTGCCGGACCGTCCGGGTGGCCAGCGGGCCCGTGCATGGCGCGCAGGTCATCCAGGGCCGCAGCGACGGCTAG
- a CDS encoding fatty acyl-AMP ligase: MSRFTDELYANALSSSKGMVTGEPDTPVRHTWKQVHERAKQLAGGLAAAGLGPDDAIGMLVGMPVEIAPAIQAVWMRGASLTMLHQPTPRTDLAVWAEDTLKVVDMIGAKAVIVSAPFDAAAPVLEEKGVIVVQIKDLWDADAIEPLDVDEDAVALMQLTSGSTGSPKAVKITHRNLYANAHGMYVASKYKPESDVMVSWLPLFHDMGMVGFLTVPMFFGAELVKITPMDFMRDVLLWSRLIDKYKGTMTAAPNFAYSLFAKRLRNQAKPGDFDLSTLRFVLSGAEPVDPAVVHDLCDAGKPFGFKPSAMVPAYGMAETALAVSFSEVEASGLIVDEVDADLLAALRRAVPATRGNLRHLATLGPLLPGIEARVIDEDLNVLPPRGVGVIELRGESVTPGYVTMGGFLAAQDENGWYNTGDLGYLTERGHVVVCGRVKDVIIMAGRNIYPTDIERAAGRVEGVRPGCAVAVRLEAGVDPKNQRETFAVVVESNAFENADEVRRIEQQVAHEVVAEVDVRPRNVVVLGPGSIPKTPSGKLRRSTSVALVI, encoded by the coding sequence GTGAGCAGGTTTACCGACGAGCTCTACGCCAATGCGCTGTCCAGCAGCAAGGGCATGGTCACCGGCGAACCCGATACTCCCGTTCGGCACACCTGGAAGCAGGTCCACGAGCGCGCCAAGCAGCTCGCCGGTGGTCTGGCCGCCGCGGGTCTCGGGCCTGACGATGCGATCGGCATGTTGGTGGGTATGCCCGTCGAGATCGCCCCGGCGATCCAGGCGGTGTGGATGCGTGGTGCCTCGCTGACGATGCTGCACCAGCCGACTCCACGCACCGACCTCGCGGTGTGGGCCGAGGACACCCTCAAGGTTGTCGACATGATCGGCGCCAAGGCCGTCATCGTGTCCGCGCCGTTCGACGCCGCCGCGCCGGTACTGGAGGAGAAGGGCGTCATCGTCGTCCAGATCAAGGATCTGTGGGATGCCGATGCGATCGAGCCCCTGGATGTCGACGAGGATGCCGTCGCGCTCATGCAGCTGACCTCGGGGTCGACTGGTTCCCCGAAGGCAGTCAAGATCACCCACCGCAACCTGTACGCCAACGCGCACGGCATGTACGTCGCCTCCAAGTACAAGCCCGAGTCCGACGTGATGGTCAGCTGGTTGCCGCTGTTCCACGATATGGGCATGGTCGGCTTCCTCACGGTGCCGATGTTCTTCGGTGCCGAGCTGGTGAAGATCACCCCGATGGACTTCATGCGCGACGTTTTGTTGTGGAGCAGGCTGATTGATAAGTACAAGGGCACCATGACGGCCGCCCCGAACTTCGCCTACTCGCTATTCGCCAAGCGGCTACGCAACCAGGCGAAGCCGGGCGACTTCGACCTCTCGACCCTGCGATTCGTGCTTTCCGGCGCCGAGCCGGTGGATCCGGCCGTGGTCCACGACCTGTGCGATGCCGGAAAGCCGTTTGGTTTCAAGCCCTCCGCGATGGTTCCTGCCTACGGCATGGCAGAAACCGCCTTGGCCGTGTCCTTCTCGGAGGTCGAGGCTTCCGGTCTCATCGTCGACGAGGTTGACGCCGACCTGTTGGCCGCGCTGCGCCGCGCCGTTCCCGCCACCCGCGGAAATCTGCGCCACCTGGCGACACTCGGCCCGCTGCTACCCGGCATCGAGGCGCGTGTCATCGATGAGGACTTGAATGTGCTGCCCCCGCGCGGCGTCGGCGTCATCGAGTTGCGGGGCGAGTCGGTGACCCCCGGTTACGTCACCATGGGCGGATTCCTGGCGGCGCAGGACGAAAACGGTTGGTACAACACGGGCGATCTCGGTTACCTGACCGAGCGTGGGCACGTGGTGGTCTGCGGTCGCGTCAAGGACGTCATCATCATGGCGGGCCGCAACATCTACCCGACCGATATCGAACGTGCGGCCGGCCGCGTCGAGGGTGTGCGGCCCGGTTGTGCGGTCGCCGTGCGACTGGAAGCCGGGGTGGATCCCAAGAATCAGCGCGAGACCTTCGCGGTTGTGGTGGAGTCCAACGCATTCGAGAATGCGGATGAGGTTCGCCGGATCGAGCAGCAGGTCGCGCACGAGGTCGTTGCCGAGGTTGATGTGCGGCCGCGCAATGTCGTGGTGCTCGGACCGGGCAGCATTCCGAAGACCCCGTCGGGCAAGCTGCGCCGCTCGACGTCGGTGGCCCTCGTCATCTAG
- a CDS encoding maleylpyruvate isomerase family mycothiol-dependent enzyme — MSRADILRVNDARFLDAVADLSQTDWLGPSLCTEWSNHEVLAHLVIGCSASVRGITAGVVRQRSFDRENTRTARCLAADRSPEELLDDYRGFINRPTGIGKVFPRSLLLGDHVVHELDILFALDRTSSIPTGILVKVLNTQVGLPNPFVPAYFTARGLQLRATDARWAHGRSGPVVQGPAAALTSVLAGRPRMLTYLTGEGAAVLAERLGSRARR, encoded by the coding sequence ATGTCGCGCGCTGACATCCTTCGCGTCAATGACGCGAGATTCCTCGATGCCGTGGCGGATCTCAGCCAGACGGACTGGCTGGGCCCCAGCCTCTGTACCGAGTGGTCGAACCACGAGGTGTTGGCGCATCTAGTGATTGGATGCAGCGCCTCGGTACGAGGCATCACCGCGGGAGTGGTCCGACAGCGGTCCTTCGACCGAGAAAACACCAGGACGGCAAGGTGTCTGGCCGCCGATCGCTCGCCCGAGGAACTCCTGGACGATTATCGCGGGTTCATCAACCGACCCACCGGAATCGGCAAGGTGTTTCCGCGCAGCCTGCTCCTGGGCGATCACGTGGTCCACGAACTGGACATCCTGTTCGCGCTCGACCGCACCTCGTCGATACCCACGGGCATTCTCGTCAAGGTGCTCAACACGCAAGTGGGGCTGCCGAATCCGTTTGTCCCCGCGTACTTCACCGCACGTGGGCTCCAGTTGCGCGCGACAGACGCCCGCTGGGCTCACGGAAGGTCGGGCCCTGTCGTGCAAGGCCCAGCCGCCGCACTCACATCGGTACTGGCCGGCAGGCCACGAATGCTCACATACCTGACCGGTGAGGGCGCCGCGGTACTCGCGGAACGACTCGGATCACGTGCGCGACGCTAA
- a CDS encoding alpha/beta hydrolase — translation MTPSTTERVGFSSAGVRCAGWLTRPAEPGRRPAVVLVHGLGATHDMMLPQYERHFASAGIATLAFDYRYTGASGGLPRQQFSMRKQRHDVESAIAFLQNHPDIDGDRIALWGTSLGAMHVTLVAAGRDDIAAAVIQCPIVHGPGAARTSSLWSMLRLGLPIIEDLLRKAFGRPRRYVPIAGPPGGSALVSTDGALAGWESTCPPGHEFDNRMAAADASTLVFTSALRRARRITAPLLVCVCDREELMNPRYAELVARRAPHGVEFHYESGHFDIYQPPVLERALADQTLFLREHLHVAR, via the coding sequence ATGACGCCGTCCACTACCGAACGTGTCGGATTCTCATCGGCGGGCGTTCGATGCGCCGGGTGGCTCACCCGTCCCGCCGAACCCGGGCGCCGTCCCGCGGTTGTACTAGTGCACGGCCTGGGCGCCACCCACGACATGATGCTGCCGCAGTACGAGAGGCACTTCGCGTCGGCCGGAATCGCCACGTTGGCATTCGACTACCGCTACACGGGCGCCTCCGGAGGTTTACCTCGCCAACAATTCTCAATGCGAAAGCAACGCCACGATGTCGAGTCGGCCATCGCGTTCCTGCAGAACCACCCGGATATCGATGGCGATCGCATCGCGTTGTGGGGCACCAGCCTCGGCGCCATGCACGTGACGCTGGTGGCCGCCGGTCGTGACGATATCGCCGCAGCGGTCATCCAGTGCCCCATCGTGCACGGGCCCGGGGCCGCGCGCACTTCCAGCCTCTGGTCGATGCTGCGGCTCGGCCTCCCAATCATCGAAGATCTGCTGCGCAAGGCATTCGGTCGGCCGAGACGGTACGTGCCGATTGCGGGGCCGCCGGGAGGCTCAGCATTGGTGAGCACCGATGGCGCCCTGGCCGGCTGGGAGTCCACCTGCCCACCCGGCCATGAGTTCGACAACCGGATGGCGGCCGCCGACGCGTCCACACTGGTATTCACCTCTGCCCTGCGTCGCGCACGGAGAATTACCGCACCGCTACTGGTCTGCGTCTGCGACCGCGAGGAACTGATGAATCCCCGCTACGCCGAGCTGGTGGCGCGTCGCGCGCCCCACGGCGTCGAATTCCACTACGAATCAGGCCATTTCGATATCTACCAGCCACCGGTGCTGGAGCGTGCGCTGGCCGACCAAACCCTGTTTCTTCGAGAGCACCTCCATGTCGCGCGCTGA